The following nucleotide sequence is from Armatimonadota bacterium.
AGTGGCACAAAAAAGATAGCTGGCGGCGCATGGCTCCAACACCCGAACGCGAGGCAGAACTCAATTGGAGAATTTCCAATAAGACCTCTGCCGGCCTAGTTGCAGAAACAGGAATTCACAATTTAGATTTAGCAAATTGGTACCTCAACTCGCTACCCACCGCTGTAATCGGGTTTGGCTCAATAATAAACTGGAATGACGGACGTGATGTACCTGATACGGTACAGTGTATCTTTGAATACCCAAAGAACGTCCGCATGATATTCTCAGCCACACTAGCTAACTCATTCAGCAACGCGTATACACTGTTCCAGGGAAGCAATAGCAGCCTGATAATGCGCGAAAAACGAGCTTGGATGGTAAAAGAAGCGGACTCACCCTTGCTTGGATGGGAAGTATACGCCAAGAAAGAACAATGCTTCGACGAAACCGGCATTTGCATGGTCGCTGATTCGACAAAACTTCTTGAAGCAGGCAAAGAACCAAGCAAGGAAGGTTCGGTTGAACCAACCAAAGAAGCTTTATATTGCGCGCTAGAGAATTTTACCAGGAGCATCCGAGAAGGCTCCAAACCAGCCTGCGGAGCACTTGAAGGTTACCAGGCAGCGGTGGTAGCAATCAAAGCTAACGAGGCAATCCTATCTGGGACCAAAATTTCCTACCAGCCAGACTGGTTTGAGCTAAAATAAGTATAAGGAGTGCAATTCTATGTCTGAAAAGCAAAAAAAGAAAAGACTAAGCCGCAGAGAGTTTATCAAAGCTGCGGGCGTAACTGCCACCGGGGTTGTAGCGGGCTCAATTGTTCCCACGAATCTTCAGGCAGCTGAATCACTTCCATCCCCCAAGGTTCTGGGAGCAAATGACCGCATCAACGTGGGAATAATAGGCGTTGGCGGCATGGGACAAGGCCATCTCAATCACTTAAAAGGCATGCAGGAAGAGCAAAACATCCGAATAGTCGCCGTTTGCGATGTGTGGGACAAGCGCCTAGAAAACTCAAGAAATGCTCTCAATCTGCCTCGTTCCTATGCCTATAAAGATTATCGAAAACTTCTAGAGCGGAATGATATCGACTCTGTTGTAATCGCCACGCCAGACCACTGGCACGCACCAATTGCCATTGCCGCCATGGAATCTGGCAAACATGTATATATAGAAAAGCCCATGACCCACGACTTCGAAGAAGCGGTTGACATGTGGAAAACCGCTCAGCGTACAAAAAAGCTTGTGCAAGTGGGTTCGCAAGGCTGTGCTGATGCAAAATGGCATAAGGCAGGTGAATTGATAAAAGCCGGCCGAATTGGAAAGCCGATTTGGGCACAGGGTGGCTACTGCCGAAATAACCCCAATGGCGAGTGGAATTATAACATCGATCCTGATTTGACTCCGGAAACATGCGATTGGAATATGTGGCTTGGCAATGCGCCCAAGCGGCCCTTCAGCCCTGAACGCTACTTCCGATGGAGGAAATTCTGGGATTATGGCACAGGAATCATTGGTGATTTGTGGCCCCACCGCCTTCACCCGTTAATGATTGCACTAGCAATGACCGAAGAGTGGCCATCCAAAGTTACCTGCATCGGAAGCATACTCTGTAATACTGATGCAGGCCACGGTGAACCACGCGATGTTGCCGAAGCAACATTGTTGACTGTTGAGTTCCCTAGTGGAACAATGATCTTTCTCGCTGGTAGCACAGTAAACGAACGCGGCGTAGAAGACATGATACGTGGGCAAAAGGGAAATCTCTATTTCGGCGGCGGAAAAGTCCGAATAGAACCCGAGCGACCTTTTGCAGATGAGGTTGAAGCCAAAGATGAACCTTACGAGGGCCCTGGTGAGAGCCAAGTCGAAATGCACAAGAACTTGTTCGATGCAATTCGAAATGGCGCAAAACAATATTGTCCGATTGATTTAGGAATTAGAGTTCAAACCATTGTCTCAATGGCAGTAAAAGCATACCGCGAGAATAAGACTGTACGCTTTGATCCGAAAAAGATGCGAATGATAGCTTAAAAATATAAGTCTAACAACGGATGAGGGGAATTAATATTCCTCTCATCCGTTACACAATCCTCATTAATTGAGTTTACCTCATACATATTAGAAAACCCTATATGGTCCCAACATTGCCAGTTAAATTATCAATTCCTGCAATGGGGACACGCTTTGAACTAGTCCTCTACGGCGATAACCCATTACGGCTACGATCAGCAGCAGAGGAAGCCATTGCCGAAATTGAAAGACTTGACCAGCAGTTGAGTTTCTACCGTCCGGATAGCGACCTGTCATGGATTAACACGCATGGAGCAAAAGGACCCGTCAAGGTAGAACCACGCATGTTTCGGTTGCTTAAGCAAGCGCTTGAAATCAGCCGCCGCACAGCCTCTTCGTTTGACATTACAATCGCACCACTAATGAGAGCTTGGGGATTCGTTGGCGGCAAAGGTAAAACACCTGATTCAAGTGTTATTGAAACCGCAAGGTCTGCCACAGGAATTGACCATATCCACCTAGACCCTGAGCGATTCACCATTGCTTTTGACCATCCTGGAGTTGAACTTGACCTTGGAGCGATTGGTAAAGGTTATGCAATTGAACGAGCAGTTGAAATACTGCGAGAAAACGGCATTAAAAGCGCCCTTCTTCATGGCGGAACCAGTAGTATCTCTGCAATTGGTACTCAACCAGACGGAAAAAGGTGGAAAATAGCAGTAAATCATCCAATCATAAAAAATAAGCCGTTTGATATATTTGAAATTGAAGACAGTTCGCTGTCTGTATCCGCATCGCATGGGAAAGCCTTTACCGATGGCAAAATGCAATATTGTCATGTAATTGATCCTAGAAGTGGGCAGCCAACCCGCAAAGCCTTAATCGCCGCAGTTGCAGGTCCATCATCAACAATTTGTGATGCCCTCGCAACCGCTTTACTTGTCCTAGGCGCACCAGGCTTGGAATTACTTGCGGCCGAATTTCCCAACTATAGCGCAAAAGTTTTGGATAACGAACACAAAGTTTTTGAATAAGGACATGGATTGCAGATTTTTAACATTAATAATATTTGCGATTATGTTACTTTCATGCAATGCTGAGGCAAAGCTCAATCCTTTTGCCAAAAGCATCCAAATTGACCCAAACTTCAGCTATTATATGGACCGCAGTCCGGAGAGCATAGCATTGGAGATAAAAGCGAACGGATTCAGTGCCGTCCGTCTAATAGTTACCAATGACAACAACGTCAATCCCAAATTGATTGAAGAGTTCCATAAAGCAGGCATTGCGGTTTGGTATGAAACATGGGGCAATGGAACATATGCATTTGCTTCGCTACCGCCAGGCTCAGAAAAATGGCAGATGAAGCTAAAATCAAAAAAGGCAAATGAAGCAGCAGCTGGGTTTGTATACCTTTGCATGAATAATCCTGAATACCGCAAATGGAAAAAAGAACAAGTCGTCAAGACACTCAAGCACATTCCATTCGATGGCTTTGAAATCGCCGAAACATTCTGGCCTGCGGTTAATGGACCAGAAAGTGACTACTATGGCTGTTTATGCGACCATTGTAAAGCCGCCTTCCTTAAAATGTATCCAGAGGAGAAGTCAATTCCCGACTTCTTTGATAAAAAAAGCCCGAATTATTACAAAACCAACTCTAACCTTTATAAGAAATGGGTGAGCTTCCGTTGCCAGAGCATAGCATCATTCCAAGATTTCATTATAAACAGCCCAGGCGGAGTAAGGAATACTCGACCGAACATCAAGGTTGCTGCTTGGGGAATTGCAGATGATATTCCAAATCCCGTTGAAACGCTCAGGGAGTGGGAAGGGTCGGATGGACCGCTTATTGTAACGACCGTAAGGCCGGACATCTATGTTATCCAAACCGATTGGCCAGATTGGTCAAACCCGAACTTGCCTGCTGATTATCCATTAAAATACAAACCCTTCGTTGATGCCGTTCGCAAGGTTTCAGGTGTTCCGATTATTATGCAAACAGACGTTGGCTCAAAAGAGATGTGCCGACGTGGCTATGAATGGATGCATAAATGTGAAGCATCAGCAAAAGAAGCAGGAATGCTAGGTATCACCGCATATGAATATCACCTTAATCTTGATATTTATAAACTAGAACCCCGCCCTCTTTATGCAATTGGCAAGAAAAACCTAATTACAATAGTCTTCAATAAGCGGCTTGATCCTAAAAAGGCATCTTGTATTGAGAACTTTGTGGTCACTCCATGCAAAATCAACGATATAGAAGTAGACGGCAACATTGTTCATTTAAAGGTAAAAGGTAAGCCTAATGTTGTTGCCGTGCGCAACCTTGCTGACGATTATTCAAAAAGGTTTTTCAAAAATTACCCTGCTGTTGCCATGTCTGCCGAGGTAAAAATACCTGTGAAGTGGCAAGAGAAATAATAGCAATTTCCTTCTAATGAACATTTGCCCTTTTAAGTCCTGTACTTTCTAAGCAACCCAAGCAAGTCCGAAAGATGAGCAGTTGCTAGGCAGACGCAAGTGTCGGCAGCGCCATAATATACACGAATTTCATCACCAAACCGCGTGTGTCCACAAGCAAAAACCACATTTGGCACAGCACCGCTTACCTCATAGTGTTCGTGGGGACCAAGAACCCAAAAAGGAAGTCTTGCAATCATTTTTCTGGGGTCTTCTAAATCAAGTAACGCCATTCCCATGCGATAGGTTGGTCCAGCGGCGAACTCTTTTACTCCATGATATAATACAAGCCAACCTTCAGGTGTCTCAATTGGCACAGTGTTTGTGCCAACCTTACTTCCATCCCACATTGGCCCACCGCGTTCCATAAGAACACACCAAGGTCGGCCCCAATGTATAAGGTCAGTCGATTCGGTCAGCCAAATATGTTGAATTTGCCCTGCCTCTGGCCGGTGGAGCATCCAATATTTGCCGTTAATTTTTCGTGGAAACACCGCTGCATCCTTATTGCTCGGTGCCAGCGCCAAACCAATACGTTCAATGCTCTTAAAATCCTTTGTGGTTGCAAGCGCTACGCCTGCGCCAAAAGGAGAATAGGCGGTATAGGCAATTACGTACTGCCCTAGGTCATCCAAATAGGTTATTCGTGGATCTTCACAGCCATACTCTTCATATGGAGAAGCATTTTGCGAAGGAGATAACAGCGGGTCAGGCTCAATTCGCCAGTCAGTTATTCCATCAATACTTCTGGCTACAGTCAGGTGTGATTTACCTTCCAAATCCTCTACTCTTAGGAGCAAAACTGTTTCATTTCCGACTAAAACCACTCCAGGGTTGTAAACCGCCTGGCAGAGATATGGCATATCACGAAAAGTTATTATAGGGTTGTGCTTCGAACGCCTGAAAACCTCATTTATTAATTTCACTTTGCACCCAGTGCCCCCTTTACAATTTATTGGACGCTAAGCGTTAATACTGCAAGCATCGATTCATCGTGTGTTTCCTAGGTTAGCAAATTTCTATTAA
It contains:
- a CDS encoding FAD:protein FMN transferase; amino-acid sequence: MVPTLPVKLSIPAMGTRFELVLYGDNPLRLRSAAEEAIAEIERLDQQLSFYRPDSDLSWINTHGAKGPVKVEPRMFRLLKQALEISRRTASSFDITIAPLMRAWGFVGGKGKTPDSSVIETARSATGIDHIHLDPERFTIAFDHPGVELDLGAIGKGYAIERAVEILRENGIKSALLHGGTSSISAIGTQPDGKRWKIAVNHPIIKNKPFDIFEIEDSSLSVSASHGKAFTDGKMQYCHVIDPRSGQPTRKALIAAVAGPSSTICDALATALLVLGAPGLELLAAEFPNYSAKVLDNEHKVFE
- a CDS encoding Gfo/Idh/MocA family oxidoreductase; the encoded protein is MSNGAIDRRDFIKGAAASMALLFAAEELFAAEGATETAVAGPPVKFGVVGIGQWGREILSTLSKMPSAQITAICDTYEPFLNKGKEIAPNAVTFTDFKKVLESPDVEAVIVATPTHLHKDIVISALQAGKHVYCESPLASTIEDAKAIAMAAQGTKQVFYAGQQGRSNLLYKHVANFVKAGVLGNTAMVHAQWHKKDSWRRMAPTPEREAELNWRISNKTSAGLVAETGIHNLDLANWYLNSLPTAVIGFGSIINWNDGRDVPDTVQCIFEYPKNVRMIFSATLANSFSNAYTLFQGSNSSLIMREKRAWMVKEADSPLLGWEVYAKKEQCFDETGICMVADSTKLLEAGKEPSKEGSVEPTKEALYCALENFTRSIREGSKPACGALEGYQAAVVAIKANEAILSGTKISYQPDWFELK
- a CDS encoding Gfo/Idh/MocA family oxidoreductase, with the translated sequence MSEKQKKKRLSRREFIKAAGVTATGVVAGSIVPTNLQAAESLPSPKVLGANDRINVGIIGVGGMGQGHLNHLKGMQEEQNIRIVAVCDVWDKRLENSRNALNLPRSYAYKDYRKLLERNDIDSVVIATPDHWHAPIAIAAMESGKHVYIEKPMTHDFEEAVDMWKTAQRTKKLVQVGSQGCADAKWHKAGELIKAGRIGKPIWAQGGYCRNNPNGEWNYNIDPDLTPETCDWNMWLGNAPKRPFSPERYFRWRKFWDYGTGIIGDLWPHRLHPLMIALAMTEEWPSKVTCIGSILCNTDAGHGEPRDVAEATLLTVEFPSGTMIFLAGSTVNERGVEDMIRGQKGNLYFGGGKVRIEPERPFADEVEAKDEPYEGPGESQVEMHKNLFDAIRNGAKQYCPIDLGIRVQTIVSMAVKAYRENKTVRFDPKKMRMIA
- a CDS encoding glycosidase; the protein is MPYLCQAVYNPGVVLVGNETVLLLRVEDLEGKSHLTVARSIDGITDWRIEPDPLLSPSQNASPYEEYGCEDPRITYLDDLGQYVIAYTAYSPFGAGVALATTKDFKSIERIGLALAPSNKDAAVFPRKINGKYWMLHRPEAGQIQHIWLTESTDLIHWGRPWCVLMERGGPMWDGSKVGTNTVPIETPEGWLVLYHGVKEFAAGPTYRMGMALLDLEDPRKMIARLPFWVLGPHEHYEVSGAVPNVVFACGHTRFGDEIRVYYGAADTCVCLATAHLSDLLGLLRKYRT